In Kangiella koreensis DSM 16069, a single window of DNA contains:
- a CDS encoding PglL family O-oligosaccharyltransferase yields the protein MSKENKIVLLTVALYFLLISHVWFPSIGITGLGIQQNNLSWLWVVAVCCLSFFLISTRGLKIPCFWKWGSIALACSLLPFVIIHDFAIFRSGLLLVAGYLTIWIFILALYQFDALKGEANKLILIILGAVFIQVIWGAYEIISASVINYQSGQLLIEPTPLGVFNQRNAFASFVATGIVLSFYYILSPFKEVRYTKVTYAIFFVFVFLASFTVAYTVSRAGIIGLIIGVALLIPLILSKKQFGVAIGVVLVILASVSADYISGLAGNIDKQIVHGGPRVGYYLTSVMAIFEKPILGHGLGSFEHVFLEKFAELYDAGKIPVDNDYHGNLVHPHNELLLWGIQGGLITIVSLLALVFILAKALWTRLTYFLASISLFVPILVHSMFEMPFYQSTLHLIVLGVLFVIAYKQVATLKQEESKDKEFSLKGLSSALRMASVIFFVFFLAVFTLNILSLNKAKEFVYDEQDLQTIESVYIKFGWPDTYNYFYKASLSRFGRSTGNTFFCNDYINWAEKVLEVSPRLDYYRDLALAYECIGEYERARETALRLKYYYPTHRKTQDWVNGYLGDNL from the coding sequence GTGTCAAAAGAAAACAAAATTGTGTTACTTACAGTTGCCTTATACTTTTTACTCATTTCACACGTTTGGTTTCCTAGTATTGGTATCACGGGGCTTGGCATACAGCAGAATAACCTTAGTTGGTTATGGGTTGTCGCGGTTTGTTGCTTATCTTTTTTTCTTATCAGTACTAGAGGGCTTAAAATCCCTTGTTTTTGGAAATGGGGCTCTATCGCCTTAGCCTGTTCTTTACTTCCTTTCGTTATTATTCATGATTTTGCAATTTTTAGAAGTGGCTTGTTACTTGTTGCAGGGTACTTAACGATATGGATATTTATTTTAGCTTTATATCAATTTGATGCACTGAAAGGTGAAGCAAATAAACTCATACTAATAATTCTCGGAGCTGTTTTTATACAGGTTATCTGGGGAGCTTATGAAATCATCAGTGCCTCTGTTATTAACTATCAAAGTGGGCAACTATTAATTGAACCGACACCTCTTGGAGTCTTCAATCAAAGAAATGCTTTCGCAAGCTTTGTTGCAACTGGAATAGTTCTTAGCTTTTATTATATTTTAAGCCCATTTAAAGAAGTCAGATACACAAAAGTCACTTATGCTATATTTTTTGTGTTTGTTTTCCTGGCAAGCTTTACGGTTGCATATACTGTATCAAGAGCTGGTATTATTGGCCTGATAATCGGTGTGGCACTGCTTATTCCTCTCATTCTCTCGAAAAAACAGTTTGGAGTCGCTATTGGGGTTGTGCTAGTAATTCTTGCTTCGGTCAGTGCTGATTACATATCAGGCTTGGCTGGTAATATTGATAAACAGATTGTCCATGGGGGCCCCCGCGTTGGGTATTACCTGACAAGTGTAATGGCTATTTTTGAAAAGCCAATTTTGGGGCATGGGCTTGGAAGTTTTGAGCATGTTTTTTTAGAAAAATTTGCTGAGTTATATGACGCGGGTAAAATTCCAGTGGATAATGACTACCATGGTAATTTAGTTCATCCTCATAATGAGTTATTACTTTGGGGGATACAAGGAGGTTTAATTACCATTGTTAGCCTTTTAGCTTTAGTATTTATACTCGCAAAGGCTCTCTGGACGCGTCTTACATACTTCTTGGCCAGCATCTCCCTGTTTGTGCCAATTTTAGTTCATTCAATGTTTGAGATGCCATTTTATCAATCTACCCTACACCTTATAGTACTTGGGGTTTTGTTTGTTATCGCTTATAAACAGGTTGCCACGTTAAAACAGGAAGAGTCAAAAGATAAGGAGTTTTCTTTAAAAGGTTTAAGCTCTGCTCTAAGAATGGCTTCAGTAATCTTCTTCGTTTTTTTCTTGGCGGTATTTACTCTGAATATCCTTTCACTAAATAAAGCAAAAGAATTTGTTTATGACGAACAGGATTTGCAGACAATCGAATCCGTATATATAAAGTTTGGGTGGCCTGATACCTATAATTATTTTTATAAGGCAAGCCTATCAAGATTTGGACGTTCGACTGGAAACACTTTCTTTTGTAATGATTATATAAACTGGGCAGAAAAAGTTCTTGAAGTTTCTCCCAGGCTCGACTACTACAGGGATTTGGCTCTCGCTTATGAATGCATTGGAGAATATGAACGAGCCCGTGAGACTGCTTTAAGATTAAAGTATTACTACCCAACTCATAGGAAAACACAAGATTGGGTTAATGGTTACTTGGGTGATAATCTTTAG
- the pilB gene encoding type IV-A pilus assembly ATPase PilB produces the protein MTLADTGLSGLAHLLVAEGLLTKEKVQQAVKNAKEEKVGLIDWLVAAGWLEGKQAAKAQALNFGYPYFDLSSIAFENIPKDVIDLKLMQAHRAVPLYKRGTRLFVAVSDATNLKSLEEIRFQTGCSVEAVLVEPNKLESVVGKLIEEKENETLSDFDDSDLDNIDLDAVDPEAEQEMDDKAAGEDAPVVKFVKQMLISAIRKGASDLHFEPYEKKYRVRFRIDGILHEIASPPIQLASRISARLKVLSGLDISERRVPQDGRVKLKISKTKAIDFRVNTLPTLFGEKIVMRILDPAQAMLGIDALGFDPKQKKDFMGAIEKPQGMVLVTGPTGSGKTVTLYTGVNILNDEYKNISTAEDPVEINLHGVNQVNVNVKAGLTFASALRAFLRQDPDIVLVGEIRDLETAEIAIKAAQTGHLVLSTLHTNSAPETLTRLVNMGVAPFNIATTVNLVVAQRLTRRLCEHCKKPSDLPKEALIEEGFSEEELNELTIYEPVGCDKCTMGYKGRVGLFQVMPVSEESGRIIMEGGNAINIADQAKKEGIPDLRRAGLNKVKAGLTSLAEVNRVTQE, from the coding sequence ATGACTTTAGCGGATACAGGCCTTTCCGGATTAGCTCATTTATTGGTAGCTGAAGGACTTTTAACGAAAGAAAAGGTCCAGCAGGCAGTCAAAAATGCCAAGGAAGAAAAAGTTGGTTTAATTGACTGGCTGGTAGCAGCAGGCTGGTTGGAGGGGAAGCAGGCAGCTAAAGCTCAAGCTCTCAATTTTGGTTATCCTTATTTCGACCTCTCCAGTATAGCCTTCGAAAATATTCCTAAAGATGTCATTGATCTTAAGCTTATGCAGGCACACAGGGCTGTTCCTCTCTACAAGCGAGGCACTCGTCTATTTGTCGCAGTATCTGACGCGACTAACCTGAAAAGTTTAGAAGAAATTCGATTCCAAACAGGCTGCTCGGTTGAAGCAGTCTTGGTGGAGCCGAATAAGCTTGAGTCGGTAGTCGGTAAGCTGATTGAAGAAAAAGAAAATGAAACCCTGTCTGATTTCGATGATTCCGACCTGGATAATATTGATTTAGATGCTGTAGACCCTGAAGCTGAGCAGGAAATGGATGATAAAGCTGCCGGTGAAGATGCGCCAGTAGTTAAGTTTGTTAAGCAAATGCTCATTTCAGCGATTCGTAAAGGTGCTTCCGATTTACACTTTGAGCCTTATGAAAAAAAATATCGTGTTCGTTTTCGGATTGATGGTATTTTGCATGAAATTGCATCACCACCTATACAGCTTGCCAGCCGTATATCTGCACGCTTAAAAGTTCTTTCTGGGCTGGATATTTCAGAACGTCGTGTTCCTCAAGATGGTCGTGTAAAACTAAAAATTTCAAAAACAAAAGCGATTGATTTTCGTGTTAATACGCTGCCTACTTTGTTTGGTGAGAAAATTGTAATGCGTATTCTAGATCCCGCGCAGGCAATGTTAGGTATTGACGCTTTAGGATTTGACCCAAAGCAGAAAAAAGATTTCATGGGTGCTATTGAAAAGCCTCAAGGAATGGTGTTGGTAACAGGCCCTACTGGCTCTGGTAAAACAGTAACTCTCTATACTGGTGTGAATATTCTTAACGATGAATATAAAAATATTTCTACCGCAGAAGACCCTGTAGAGATTAATTTACATGGTGTTAACCAGGTCAATGTTAATGTCAAAGCAGGTTTAACCTTTGCTTCGGCACTGAGGGCTTTTTTACGTCAGGATCCAGATATTGTGCTGGTGGGTGAGATTCGAGACCTTGAAACCGCTGAAATTGCCATTAAAGCCGCCCAGACCGGTCACTTGGTATTATCTACCCTGCATACTAATTCAGCACCAGAAACTTTGACTCGGTTAGTTAATATGGGGGTTGCACCATTTAATATTGCTACCACGGTAAACTTGGTGGTAGCTCAGCGTCTGACAAGGCGTCTCTGCGAACACTGCAAGAAACCATCAGATTTACCTAAAGAAGCATTGATTGAAGAGGGTTTTAGCGAAGAAGAGCTGAACGAACTCACAATTTATGAGCCCGTAGGTTGCGATAAATGCACAATGGGCTATAAAGGTCGTGTGGGCTTGTTCCAAGTTATGCCAGTTTCGGAAGAAAGTGGTCGCATTATTATGGAAGGAGGTAATGCAATCAATATTGCTGATCAAGCTAAAAAAGAGGGGATTCCAGACTTACGTAGAGCAGGCCTTAATAAGGTCAAAGCGGGACTGACCAGTTTGGCGGAAGTCAACCGTGTAACTCAAGAGTAG
- a CDS encoding type II secretion system F family protein: protein MATAVKRKSAKSKKTKLKNFQWVGVNKQGNKMKGKMPAESADAVKQQLLKQGIKPKTVNAELFSFGASKKPIKPIDIAVFLRQLAIMMKAGVPLVQSFDIIGKGHENPSVQDLVMDIKTDVESGNPFADSLRNHPKYFDDLVCDLIHAGEQSGTLEQMLDRIATYKEKTEALKSKIKSAMMYPAAVITVSLAVTAILLIYVVPMFEDLFSNAGADLPALTAMVVSMSENMQANWYIYLGLLIAIVVGYVQLNNKSEKFRDSKDALLLKFPIFGPLIQKAAVARYARTLATTFAAGVPLVDALDSAAGASGNAVYRKAIMKIKEDVTTGLQINLAMISTGVFPNMVNQMVAIGEESGAVDTMLAKVADIYEQEVDDAVDGLSSLIEPFVIVFIGGVVGTIIVAMYLPIFKLGDAF from the coding sequence ATGGCAACAGCAGTTAAACGGAAATCAGCTAAATCAAAAAAGACTAAGTTGAAAAATTTCCAGTGGGTAGGTGTTAATAAGCAGGGTAATAAAATGAAAGGCAAGATGCCTGCTGAAAGCGCTGATGCTGTGAAGCAGCAACTTTTAAAGCAGGGAATTAAGCCTAAAACGGTTAACGCAGAGCTATTCTCTTTTGGTGCAAGTAAGAAGCCCATTAAACCGATTGATATTGCGGTATTCTTACGACAGCTAGCGATTATGATGAAAGCTGGTGTACCTTTAGTTCAGTCCTTTGACATTATCGGTAAAGGTCATGAAAATCCGAGTGTTCAAGACTTGGTCATGGATATTAAAACTGATGTCGAGTCAGGTAATCCTTTTGCTGACTCTTTACGCAATCACCCAAAATACTTCGATGATTTAGTGTGCGATTTAATTCATGCTGGTGAGCAGTCTGGTACTTTAGAGCAAATGCTGGATAGAATTGCGACCTATAAAGAAAAGACAGAAGCTCTGAAGTCAAAAATTAAATCAGCCATGATGTATCCTGCAGCAGTAATCACGGTATCTCTAGCCGTAACTGCTATTCTTCTTATTTACGTAGTTCCAATGTTTGAGGATTTATTTTCTAATGCTGGAGCAGACTTGCCTGCTCTTACGGCCATGGTTGTTTCAATGTCGGAGAACATGCAGGCTAATTGGTATATTTACCTAGGGTTGTTAATAGCTATTGTCGTTGGTTATGTTCAGTTAAATAATAAGTCTGAAAAATTTAGGGATTCAAAGGATGCGTTATTGCTTAAGTTTCCTATTTTCGGCCCATTAATTCAAAAAGCCGCTGTCGCACGTTATGCTCGTACACTAGCGACCACATTTGCCGCAGGTGTTCCTTTAGTTGATGCTTTAGATTCTGCCGCAGGAGCTTCTGGTAATGCGGTTTATCGTAAAGCCATCATGAAAATTAAAGAAGATGTTACTACGGGTTTGCAAATCAATCTGGCGATGATATCAACCGGGGTTTTCCCAAACATGGTGAATCAGATGGTTGCGATTGGTGAAGAGTCGGGTGCTGTTGATACCATGCTGGCGAAGGTAGCTGATATTTATGAGCAAGAGGTTGATGATGCGGTCGATGGCTTGAGTTCTTTGATTGAGCCGTTTGTTATCGTCTTTATTGGTGGCGTTGTTGGTACAATTATTGTTGCAATGTACTTGCCAATCTTCAAATTGGGCGATGCTTTCTAA
- a CDS encoding prepilin peptidase encodes MIEILSTNLPVLAGLVFILGLLTGSFLNVVIHRLPLILNREWRTTATEILTEANCTVSCPKDGLPEKYNLMTPASACPKCHHKITALENIPVFSWLVLRGKCSNCKAKISGRYPFVELLTAVTFMVCAITFGWSWSLAFALILTCFLVAGSYIDYDHKILPDQLTLPLVWIGLVAALWLAPELAQTGFAKDLPSAVIGALAGYLSLWSIYWLFKLLTGKEGMGHGDFKLLAALGAFLGWQMLPLVILLSTVTGAVLGIVAMVVSKQGRDYKIPFGPFLAIAGWIALIWGETITNTYIQMLQP; translated from the coding sequence ATGATTGAAATTCTTTCAACAAACCTGCCCGTGTTGGCAGGTTTGGTTTTTATACTGGGGCTATTAACGGGTAGTTTTTTGAACGTGGTCATTCATCGACTACCGTTAATTCTAAATCGTGAATGGCGTACTACTGCAACTGAAATTTTGACTGAAGCCAATTGCACCGTTTCTTGCCCTAAAGATGGTCTTCCTGAAAAATATAATCTGATGACTCCGGCTTCGGCATGTCCCAAGTGTCACCATAAGATCACTGCCTTGGAGAATATTCCGGTTTTTAGCTGGTTAGTTTTAAGAGGAAAGTGTTCCAACTGCAAAGCCAAAATCAGCGGTCGTTATCCTTTTGTTGAGCTCCTGACGGCTGTAACATTTATGGTGTGTGCCATTACCTTTGGTTGGTCCTGGTCACTGGCATTCGCCTTAATATTGACCTGTTTCTTGGTTGCTGGTAGCTATATCGATTATGACCATAAGATTCTGCCGGATCAATTAACCCTACCATTAGTCTGGATTGGTTTGGTGGCCGCACTTTGGCTGGCACCTGAGCTTGCTCAAACAGGCTTCGCTAAAGACTTACCATCGGCCGTTATTGGTGCCTTAGCGGGCTATTTGTCTCTTTGGTCGATCTATTGGCTATTTAAGCTACTGACCGGCAAAGAAGGCATGGGACATGGGGATTTTAAATTGCTTGCGGCGTTAGGAGCTTTCCTAGGATGGCAGATGCTGCCTTTAGTAATTTTATTATCCACGGTAACAGGTGCTGTTTTAGGTATTGTGGCGATGGTAGTTAGCAAGCAGGGGCGTGATTATAAAATCCCATTTGGCCCCTTTTTGGCTATTGCTGGCTGGATTGCCCTAATTTGGGGTGAGACGATTACCAATACCTATATTCAAATGTTGCAGCCTTAG
- the coaE gene encoding dephospho-CoA kinase (Dephospho-CoA kinase (CoaE) performs the final step in coenzyme A biosynthesis.) — protein sequence MTYKVALTGGIASGKTAVSDMFAELGVTVIDADVIAREVVAKGSQALQAITEYFGTQVLTEIGELDRQKLRSMVFSDEQQRQWLNNLLHPLIRTEIKQRQELAHSAYSISVIPLLFESGQYRNYDRVLTVDCPTAIQLKRLMERDQSTLEQAQAILDKQATREQRLSIADDVIVNDSDLHSLKQSVIKLDNQYRQLARN from the coding sequence ATGACCTATAAAGTTGCTTTAACAGGTGGAATCGCTAGCGGTAAGACCGCTGTCAGTGATATGTTTGCGGAACTTGGAGTGACGGTCATTGATGCTGATGTGATTGCGCGTGAAGTTGTTGCCAAGGGATCTCAGGCTTTACAGGCTATAACAGAGTATTTTGGCACGCAGGTTTTAACTGAAATAGGTGAGCTAGACCGTCAAAAGCTCCGTAGCATGGTATTCTCCGATGAGCAACAAAGGCAATGGCTTAACAATCTGCTTCACCCGCTGATTCGAACGGAAATCAAGCAACGTCAAGAGTTAGCGCATTCAGCTTACTCGATCAGTGTAATTCCTTTATTGTTTGAAAGTGGTCAATATCGAAACTATGATCGGGTGTTAACGGTTGACTGTCCCACAGCAATTCAGCTCAAGCGTTTAATGGAGCGCGATCAGTCAACCCTTGAGCAGGCCCAGGCAATTCTGGACAAGCAGGCAACTCGAGAACAACGCTTGTCGATTGCTGACGATGTTATTGTGAATGACTCAGATTTGCATTCCCTTAAGCAAAGCGTTATAAAGCTTGATAACCAATACAGGCAATTAGCAAGGAATTAG
- the zapD gene encoding cell division protein ZapD — MPEAASYILYEHPLNEQIRAYLRLENLFNIQQELQSIDSVASHIAALHNLWEILDCLDRGDLKAELLKELEQQKNHFKQLEASPYIDDVKLKRFLEQLQQLYLWVANYQGKFGATLRQDRFIDLIKHRIRIPGASCSFDLPELHQFLQQPVNYRQQKFTEWFEHFDGLNKCLKVLLRLYRENGQFVDGETNNGAYQHNFDKKQNPHLIRVKMPIATSVYPEISGSKYCFTIRFIQPGEQEQKVLSDDTKFQVAIC, encoded by the coding sequence ATGCCCGAAGCTGCCAGTTATATCTTGTATGAGCATCCGCTCAATGAGCAGATACGCGCTTATCTGCGCTTAGAAAATCTTTTTAATATTCAGCAAGAACTCCAGTCTATTGATTCTGTTGCTTCGCACATTGCAGCGTTGCATAACTTGTGGGAGATTCTGGACTGCCTTGATCGAGGCGATCTTAAGGCCGAGCTTCTCAAAGAGCTTGAGCAACAAAAAAACCATTTTAAACAGCTGGAAGCCAGTCCCTATATAGATGACGTTAAACTCAAGCGCTTTTTAGAGCAACTCCAGCAGCTTTATCTCTGGGTGGCTAATTATCAGGGAAAATTCGGTGCAACATTACGCCAAGATCGTTTTATTGACTTGATTAAGCATCGAATTCGTATTCCAGGCGCTTCCTGTAGCTTTGACTTACCCGAGTTACACCAGTTTTTACAACAGCCCGTTAATTATCGGCAACAGAAGTTTACAGAATGGTTTGAACATTTTGATGGGCTGAATAAGTGTCTTAAGGTCTTATTACGGTTGTATCGTGAAAACGGTCAGTTTGTCGATGGCGAAACCAACAATGGTGCTTATCAGCATAATTTTGATAAAAAGCAAAACCCCCATCTAATTAGGGTAAAAATGCCTATTGCTACCAGTGTTTATCCTGAAATAAGCGGCTCGAAATATTGTTTTACGATTCGGTTTATTCAGCCGGGGGAGCAGGAACAGAAGGTACTGTCAGATGATACTAAATTCCAGGTGGCGATTTGCTGA
- the ampE gene encoding regulatory signaling modulator protein AmpE: MALLTLIIALLFERYFHTGNSDERQKYSNANWFVAYQKRLGESFGEQSWFKGWLAEAALILLPVILIFLLFETFGDGFISSLIMLALAVVILVHCLGPESPRKSLREYFSDIAQDDEQGAYEHAVNFAGKEADDWAQTQRMVSQAIFTETQRRYAAVVIWFVLLGPAGALLYRLLDWYLANNPEGSLSAPLKSIMDWVAGRISVLAYLLAGDMASGVSKIKRKFFDFNVDGMELVEETGVAAIGPVLDCETEQKQKVAENLCALKLTERTGVILFAFVAVMSLLGWTWV; the protein is encoded by the coding sequence ATGGCTCTTTTAACACTCATAATCGCTTTATTATTCGAACGTTATTTTCATACAGGTAATAGCGACGAACGCCAGAAGTACAGTAATGCTAACTGGTTTGTTGCTTATCAAAAACGATTGGGCGAGTCGTTTGGCGAGCAGTCATGGTTTAAAGGCTGGCTTGCGGAGGCTGCATTAATTCTACTTCCTGTTATATTGATTTTCTTATTGTTTGAAACCTTTGGTGATGGTTTCATCTCCTCTTTAATTATGCTTGCCTTGGCGGTCGTTATTCTGGTTCATTGCTTGGGCCCTGAGTCACCACGAAAGTCTCTACGAGAGTATTTTTCCGATATTGCTCAGGATGATGAGCAGGGTGCTTATGAACATGCTGTGAACTTTGCCGGTAAAGAAGCTGATGATTGGGCGCAAACCCAGCGTATGGTCAGCCAGGCCATCTTCACCGAAACTCAGCGTCGTTATGCTGCTGTGGTTATCTGGTTTGTGTTGCTAGGGCCTGCGGGGGCATTGCTATATCGCTTACTGGACTGGTATTTAGCTAATAATCCAGAAGGTAGTTTGTCTGCGCCACTTAAGTCGATAATGGACTGGGTTGCAGGTCGTATTTCAGTATTGGCCTATTTGCTTGCCGGTGATATGGCTTCGGGTGTTTCTAAGATTAAAAGGAAGTTCTTTGACTTTAATGTCGATGGTATGGAGCTGGTTGAGGAAACCGGGGTGGCAGCTATTGGCCCTGTTCTTGATTGTGAAACTGAGCAAAAACAGAAGGTTGCCGAGAATTTATGTGCTTTAAAGCTCACTGAGCGAACCGGCGTTATTCTATTTGCTTTCGTAGCAGTCATGTCATTATTGGGTTGGACCTGGGTTTGA
- the aceE gene encoding pyruvate dehydrogenase (acetyl-transferring), homodimeric type — protein MTQDQKNDAPIEDVDPIETQEWIDALDAVMAEEGVERAHYLLEKLVAKARRAGANLPFDLTTAYLNTIPPSQEAHMPGDQEMERRLRAIIRWNAIAIVLQASKKDLELGGHLSSFASSATLYDVGFNHFFHAADDEHGGDLIYYQGHCSPGIYARAFLEGRLDEDQLANFRQEVDGKGLSSYPHPWLMPEFWQFPTVSMGLGPIQAIYQARFLKYLEDRGLAKTKGRKVWAFLGDGEMDEPESMGAISLAGREKLDNLIFVVNCNLQRLDGPVRGNGKIIQELEGEFRGAGWSVLKVIWGRYWDPLIARDTEGRLLKVMNETVDGEYQNCKAKGGAYTREKFFGKDPKLLEMVANMSDEDIWRLNRGGHDPHKVYAAYHRAVNTEGQPTVILAKTVKGYGMGSSGEGKNISHQVKKMNLEALKHFRDRFNVPIPDDKLEEVPFYHPGEDSDEIKYLRERREKLGGYLPARRPQSDSLDIPPLSDFEPLLKATGDREISTTMAFVRALNILLKNKGLKDRIVPIIPDEARTFGMEGLFRQIGIYSSSGQLYEPVDSDQIMYYREDKKGQILEEGINEAGAMSSWMAAATSYSSNNLPMIPFYVYYSMFGFQRIGDLAWAAGDMQARGFLIGATSGRTTLNGEGLQHQDGHSHMISATIPNCISYDPTYAHELAVIVREGMRRMYRDQENVFYYITTLNENYPHPEMPEGSEEGIIKGMYLLHENKSRKKAPRVQLMGSGSILREVEYAADLLEKDFGVLSDVWSVTSFTELRREGMAVERENMLNPTKKPKQSYVEQCLAKQKGPVIASTDHMKSYADQIRNFVPQKYAVLGTDGFGRSDSRENLRRFFEVDRYYIVLAALKTLADEGDIDVKEVTKAIKRYNIDTDKADPATL, from the coding sequence ATGACACAAGATCAAAAAAATGATGCACCAATCGAAGACGTTGATCCGATTGAAACTCAGGAGTGGATCGATGCTCTAGATGCGGTAATGGCAGAAGAGGGCGTTGAGCGTGCTCATTACCTGCTTGAAAAATTAGTCGCTAAAGCACGTCGTGCTGGCGCAAATTTACCATTTGATTTAACCACTGCGTATTTAAATACGATTCCCCCCTCCCAAGAAGCACACATGCCTGGCGATCAGGAAATGGAGCGCCGCTTGCGTGCCATTATCCGCTGGAATGCGATTGCCATAGTGTTGCAGGCCTCTAAAAAAGATTTGGAACTTGGCGGGCATTTATCGAGTTTTGCTTCGAGCGCCACTCTTTATGATGTGGGCTTTAACCACTTCTTCCATGCTGCTGATGATGAGCACGGCGGTGATTTGATTTATTATCAAGGCCACTGCTCGCCAGGCATCTATGCTCGAGCTTTTCTCGAAGGCCGTTTAGATGAAGACCAATTGGCTAACTTCCGCCAGGAAGTCGATGGCAAAGGCCTTTCCTCTTATCCGCACCCTTGGCTAATGCCAGAGTTTTGGCAGTTCCCAACCGTTTCTATGGGCTTGGGTCCAATTCAGGCAATCTACCAGGCGCGTTTCTTAAAGTATCTTGAGGATCGTGGTTTAGCTAAAACCAAAGGCCGTAAAGTGTGGGCCTTCCTGGGTGACGGTGAAATGGATGAGCCTGAGTCAATGGGGGCGATCAGTCTTGCAGGTCGTGAGAAACTGGATAACTTGATCTTCGTGGTGAACTGTAACCTACAGCGTCTTGATGGCCCAGTTCGTGGTAATGGCAAAATTATCCAGGAGCTGGAAGGCGAGTTCCGTGGTGCGGGTTGGAGCGTACTCAAAGTCATTTGGGGCCGCTATTGGGATCCTCTGATTGCGCGTGATACCGAAGGTCGCTTGTTGAAAGTGATGAACGAAACGGTTGACGGCGAGTATCAAAATTGTAAGGCCAAAGGTGGTGCCTATACGCGCGAAAAATTCTTCGGTAAAGATCCCAAACTATTAGAAATGGTTGCTAATATGTCGGATGAAGACATTTGGCGTTTGAACCGTGGCGGTCATGATCCGCATAAAGTCTATGCCGCCTATCATCGTGCGGTCAATACTGAAGGCCAGCCAACTGTTATTCTAGCTAAAACCGTTAAAGGTTATGGCATGGGTTCATCGGGCGAAGGAAAAAATATTTCGCACCAGGTGAAGAAGATGAACCTTGAAGCGCTTAAGCATTTCCGCGACCGTTTTAATGTACCGATTCCTGATGATAAGTTGGAAGAGGTTCCTTTCTATCATCCAGGCGAAGACAGCGACGAAATCAAATATCTTCGTGAGCGCCGTGAAAAACTGGGTGGTTATCTTCCGGCACGTCGTCCTCAATCTGATTCTTTGGATATTCCACCTCTGTCGGATTTTGAGCCATTGCTTAAGGCAACCGGTGACCGCGAAATATCAACCACCATGGCATTTGTGCGTGCCTTGAATATATTATTGAAAAATAAAGGATTAAAAGACCGTATTGTGCCAATCATCCCTGATGAGGCACGTACCTTTGGGATGGAAGGTTTGTTCCGTCAAATCGGCATTTACTCTTCTTCAGGACAGTTGTATGAGCCAGTTGATTCCGATCAGATCATGTATTATCGCGAAGATAAGAAAGGTCAGATTTTGGAAGAGGGTATCAACGAAGCCGGAGCCATGTCATCGTGGATGGCTGCTGCGACCAGCTATTCGAGCAATAATCTGCCGATGATTCCTTTTTATGTCTATTACTCAATGTTTGGTTTCCAGCGCATTGGTGATCTGGCCTGGGCTGCTGGCGATATGCAGGCGCGAGGCTTCCTGATTGGTGCTACCTCTGGCCGCACAACCTTGAATGGCGAAGGCTTGCAGCATCAGGATGGTCACAGTCATATGATTTCAGCAACCATTCCAAATTGCATTAGTTATGACCCGACTTACGCACACGAGCTGGCAGTGATTGTTCGCGAGGGTATGCGTCGTATGTATCGCGATCAGGAAAATGTGTTCTATTACATCACGACTCTTAACGAAAACTATCCGCACCCTGAAATGCCTGAAGGTTCAGAAGAGGGCATTATTAAAGGAATGTACTTATTGCACGAAAACAAATCTCGCAAGAAAGCGCCGCGTGTTCAATTGATGGGCTCAGGTTCTATCTTGCGCGAAGTTGAATATGCAGCAGACCTGTTGGAAAAAGATTTTGGTGTCTTATCAGATGTATGGTCAGTAACCAGTTTCACTGAATTGCGTCGCGAAGGTATGGCCGTCGAGCGTGAAAACATGCTGAACCCCACCAAGAAGCCTAAACAGTCCTATGTTGAGCAGTGTTTGGCTAAGCAGAAAGGGCCAGTGATTGCATCGACAGATCACATGAAATCTTATGCTGATCAAATTCGAAACTTTGTACCGCAAAAATACGCGGTGCTGGGTACCGATGGGTTTGGTCGTTCAGACAGTCGCGAGAATTTACGTCGCTTCTTCGAGGTAGACCGTTATTACATTGTATTGGCAGCGCTTAAAACTTTGGCTGATGAAGGTGACATTGATGTTAAAGAAGTCACTAAGGCTATCAAGCGCTACAACATTGATACAGACAAAGCCGATCCGGCAACCCTATAA